Sequence from the Lysobacter solisilvae genome:
CATCCGCGCGAGCTGCCGCGACGGGGTTTCGGCACGCGCGAGGGTCTTGCGGCCTTCATCCACGCGGTCGCGCACATCGAGTTCAACGCCATCGACCTGGCCTGGGACGCGGTGTACCGCTTTCGCGGCATGCCGCCCGCGTTCTACCGCGACTGGGTGGCTGTCGCCGACGACGAGGCCCGGCACTTTTCCATGCTGCAGGCGCGCCTGCGCGAACTGGGTTGCGGCTACGGGGATTTCGACGCGCACAACGGCCTGTGGGAAATGGCCGAGAAGACCGCGCACGACGGGCTGGCGCGCATGGCGCTGGTGCCGCGCGTGCTGGAGGCGCGCGGGCTGGACGTGACGCCGGGGATGATCACGAAGCTGCGCGCGCTGGGCGAGCACGCGACGGCCGATATCCTGGAGGTCATCCTGCGCGAGGAAGTGGCGCACGTCGCGGCCGGTTCGCGCTGGTACCGATGGTATTGCGAGCGCGCCGGCGTCGAGCCGCGGGGACGTTTCCGCGAGCTGCTGGTCCAGTATGCGAGCGGGGTGCTGCACGGGCCGTTCAACCTGCAGGCCCGGCTGGAGGCTGGTTTCGACGCCGAAGAACTGGACAGCCTGCAGGCACAGTCGGCC
This genomic interval carries:
- a CDS encoding ferritin-like domain-containing protein, whose amino-acid sequence is MSSLFNAARYCIDACAPQEKLDHSFAAARAFAAGALTVDDDAPPPLPIGMPGRPARPVLVHPRELPRRGFGTREGLAAFIHAVAHIEFNAIDLAWDAVYRFRGMPPAFYRDWVAVADDEARHFSMLQARLRELGCGYGDFDAHNGLWEMAEKTAHDGLARMALVPRVLEARGLDVTPGMITKLRALGEHATADILEVILREEVAHVAAGSRWYRWYCERAGVEPRGRFRELLVQYASGVLHGPFNLQARLEAGFDAEELDSLQAQSAADRITAR